A genomic region of Zalophus californianus isolate mZalCal1 chromosome 11, mZalCal1.pri.v2, whole genome shotgun sequence contains the following coding sequences:
- the MAJIN gene encoding membrane-anchored junction protein isoform X4, translating to MRREEPCDSIRVVLGNLDNLQPFATEHFIIFPYKSKWERVSHLKFKHREIVLVPYPFVFTLYVEMKWFHENPSPGEPINDSPLGLELGSSLKVLAERKTGATMRKRKRAEVPSSPSRPALDRAKMGISSQGPSKKKPLMETRRNRERKTQQEWQETPTFNITDTQEQDSKWEDSLAGRIIPPLQQNNPSPPKGPPELGTSGFFGFLSSLFPFRYFFRKSRQ from the exons gatTCTATTCGTGTAGTCTTGGGAAACTTGGACAATCTGCAGCCATTTGCTACAGAGCACTTCATTATATTTCCCT ATAAAAGCAAATGGGAGAGAGTGTCCCACCTGAAATTCAAACATAGGGAAATTGTCTTGGTCCCTTATCCATTCGTTTTCACTCTATATGTGGAGATGAAATGGTTTCATGAAAACCCGTCACCTG GGGAGCCAATCAACGACAGTCCTCTTGGATTG GAGTTGGGTTCCTCTCTGAAGGTCCTAGCAGAGAGGAAAACAGGAGCCACGATGAGGAAACGAAAACGAGCGGAAGTGCCCAGCTCCCCCAGCAGGCCAGCACTGGACAG GGCCAAGATGGGGATTTCCAGCCAAGGCCCCAGCAAAAAGAAGCCCCTTATGGAAACCAGGAGG aacagagaaagaaaaacccagCAGGAATGGCAGGAGACCCCAACATTTAATATCACTGATACCCAGGAACAGG ATTCTAAGTGGGAGGACAGCCTAGCCGGGCGGATTATCCCCCCACTGCAGCAAAACAACCCATCTCCACCTAAAGGACCCCCAGAGCTGGGAACCAGTGGCTTCTTTGGGTTTCTAAG ctctctcttcccctttcgcTATTTCTTCAGAAAGAGCAGGCAGTGA
- the GPHA2 gene encoding LOW QUALITY PROTEIN: glycoprotein hormone alpha-2 (The sequence of the model RefSeq protein was modified relative to this genomic sequence to represent the inferred CDS: deleted 1 base in 1 codon), whose product MGNAGPKLPESSSDPQEGVAPGRWQIKIRRTGAVWRRAEDLRNPFREPLGSWALEVIPMASPQMLLLCLLVLAVTEGWGRQAAIPGCHLHPFNVTVRSDRQGTCQGSHVAQACVGHCESSAFPSRYSVLVASGYRHNVTSVSQCCTISGLKKVKVQLQCGGDRREELEIFTARACQCDMCRLSRY is encoded by the exons ATGGGGAATGCAGGCCCCAAACTCCCCGAGTCCTCTT CTGATCCCCAAGAGGGCGTGGCTCCAGGACGCTGGCAAATAAAAATCCGGAGAACCGGCGCTGTCTGGAGACGAGCGGAAGACCTGAGGAACCCATTCCGCGAGCCACTCGGTTCCTGGGCTTTGGAAGTG ATCCCCATGGCATCCCCCCAAATGCTGCTCCTCTGCCTCCTGGTCCTGGCGGTCACGGAAGGTTGGGGTCGCCAGGCGGCCATCCCAGGCTGCCACCTGCACC CCTTCAATGTGACAGTGCGAAGTGACCGCCAAGGCACCTGCCAGGGCTCCCATGTGGCACAGGCCTGTGTGGGCCACTGTGAGTCTAGCGCCTTCCCTTCCCGGTACTCCGTGCTGGTGGCTAGTGGCTATCGACATAATGTGACCTCCGTCTCTCAGTGCTGTACCATCAGTGGCCTGAAGAAG GTGAAGGTGCAGCTGCAGTGT GGGGGGGACCGGAGGGAGGAGCTGGAGATCTTCACGGCCAGGGCCTGCCAGTGTGACATGTGTCGCCTGTCACGCTACTAG